The following is a genomic window from Hemibagrus wyckioides isolate EC202008001 linkage group LG22, SWU_Hwy_1.0, whole genome shotgun sequence.
TTGTTAAATGGTCTAGCCCCGTTGTCTGGAATCTTTTACTACCAACAAACTTGTAAAGCTTGCGTTCCTGAATTCTCCTAATGATTTCCTGTGCAGTTTTGAGATTTTCGTCTGTTGACCACATGATTTCCATAAGGATGTTATCTGGGGAAAAAAGGACAAATTCCATTTGCAGAAACTGCAATGTATTAACATTAAATTAATCAAAATtggattatattattatgtctttgggtttattttatgtttactAAGATATAAATAGCTGACTGGTAATGGAGAAAAGTATGGTCTAGGAAAGACAAAGGTGTGAACCTGTGAGTTTCACGTAGGTTTCAAGGTGCAAAACTGCCTCAGAGATCGTCTTATCACCCAGTTTAAAGTGACCTTCAGCGGCCACAAGTGCATCAGTAATCctttaaagatgagtgtaaaagGTGTAAATATATGCTTTTACATTGATTTATGTGTCAGTGTAAAAATATCTACTATTGTTGGCAATATGCTAAAATGTTCTACTGTATTTGTATGAATGCAACTGATGTTTCTCTAAATCTTATATGAAAAGTCAATGAGGGTTGATTTTCCAAGTTAACTCACATTGCTTCGATTGCCACCTTTACCCTGTGATGGCAGACGGTGTAGTGGAGCATGTATCGGTTATGGAAGAGCTCGTATATGTTTATCGCTTcctgaaagaaacaaaagagaaattcaatatgttttcatttcaaatgTCATTATGCATTAAATGATTCCCACACTTTAATGCTTACCTTGTCTCTCATGCAAATCTGCATTTTCTGTTCTTCCTCATTGGAGCAAACTCGTGCAAACATCATAAAGCGCATATGCGAGAAGTTGCTTTTCATTCCTAGATGGAGGCaatccctaaaaaaaaaacaaaaaaaaacagaatcatACCTTTACTAATAAGTTTACACTGAATGGCATTAACACAAAATATTCACAAACTCACCTGCTGATATAATCCATTTTGTCAACATCAATACCTGTGCATTTATTGGCCACAATTTCATACAAGTAGGACTGTTCCTTTGATCTTCCTCTGTAAGGCCACTGTATCAGGCAAAACATGTACAGAtcataaaaaagaaacagaaattgACAGCGAATGTTGTTCTATAATGATCCTTGTACCTATAGTCTATACACTCATAGAAAAAAAGGTTCATTTGATAATTAACTTCCTAAAACAGTTCTAtttggaaacttttttttaaactgaatttaaaGTATCTACAGAGACTTTCCTAAAAATGCCCACACTGTTAAGATTGTTAATGTAATAATCACTGGCACTTCAAAACAAGCGAGAACAAGGAATGagatatgtgtgtttttatttattcttttcagaAATTAATGCAGGGTTATTAACCTGTTTACTGTTCTTGTGATTGTGCtatatgtatgtgtaagtgtatgttagtgtatttttgttattattacctCAGTAGAAGAGCTTGAAGGTGGTGGTCCCTCAATAAGTTCAAGGATGAAGTCAATATCCTTTTGTTCAAATCCTATACCATCCGATACACTCTGTTCATCTGATTGTTCTTGATGctatttcataaaaataaataaaaacaagaacaatataaatcaatgaatcaatattcattattaaactACTGTGTATGTAAGTGTATGGGGTGTATTTTGTTAGTATTACATCAGTAGAAGAGCTTGAAGGTGGTGGGTTGAGGTCGTTGTCTTTTCTTTCAACTTCTAAATTACATTCTTTGTAATGTCCCTCAAACATCTTATCCTTAATGCCATGTGAGATCAGCAGTTTAAACATTTTGCCTGATTGTTCTTCATGCTattccataaaaataaataaaaacaagaacgatataaatatatatatataaatcaatgaatcaatatttattattaaactatgGTTACTGATAAATTACAGATCTCTTTAAATGAACAGGCTTAACTTTCAGACTGAAAACAGAATACTTGATTACAAGCATAAATTCCTCACCTTCCAATTTCCCAAAGCCTCCGTAATTTCACTTTCCCCTTTTTCCCTAACCTTGTTGAGAAGAGAAATACCTCTCTGTTAAACCTTGTTGTTCTTGAGTCTTGTATTTATCTtagctatttaaataaaacaatcaaaTTTACCTGGtggaaaatttatatttaaaattgtttAGTTACCAGTTTCTCTGACAGCTCCATCGTGATTTCttcaaataaatgtgaaaacGGGCCGTGACCTTCATTTGAAAAGTAGATTTTACTGATTAATTATCAGAATGACATTAGTTAGGTATAGACATATTACACAAGTAATGCTGAAAATATTTATGTACGAGTTTCCAATTTTACATTGTTGGAAGATGATTCACACTATTCTATTCTGCCTGCCTGAACCACTACAGTGACTGCTACCATGCTCCACCCTAACATATCCCACACAGCCCACTGTCCCTGGAGACAGCATCCCATGACCCTTCTGCACTTCCATCCTCCATCTTTTCCATCACCTAAAGAAAAAATAGCTTTCTTAACTGCCAGCCCTGCCTCTGTCTTTGTCTATGTTCTgcctgctgctgttgctgtgcaCCACTACATTAGATAATTCCAAGCTATGTTTCCTGTTATATTGTACACCCTGATTTTGACCCTAGCTCTCAGTTTCATTTTCTCAGAACTCATATTCACACAGTCCTGCAATCTGAACACAGAGGATATCTTTACTAGAAATATCTTGTCCTTGAGCTTTCAGACTTTTTACGAGTTCCCCTGCCAAATGACACACCCTGTTAAAAGAAACAAGGTTTCTAGTATTATTACTCATGATATCATTATTGTGAAACATTATACAATTATGTGTTTTGGTGGGTGTTTTCAGCATGTCAGAAGAAATTCTTGATTGACGATCAAAATTGTAATATCAAATGCAGATTCATTATAATGTGAAAGGATAGAAAAAGACCTTAGATCCCAGCAAAGGACATTGCTTATTATTTGCTGATTAAACCTTATATCTCAAAGACTGCCTGCTCCCAGACCAAGAGTTTGGCTTTAGGGACCACTTCCCAAGTGTCTTGTCATTAGGGGACATTTCACCACCATGCCACCAGAGGGCACCCTTAATGGATTTTAAGAACTATACCTTAGTTGTTAGATTCACTCACCTGTCTTGAAGGCATAGAATCAAGCCCAGTTTTCAGGACTTGTGTATTACTTGTATTCATATAACTTCTGAGTCACTTATCATTACATCCTTTCCCATATGAGAATTgctctctgttctgtttttctgttttttttttggattataTTCTGGTACAGGTTCATGGAATGATCTGCAAGCTGTTCTTAAACTACAAGACAAATTGTCCATCTGTCCCCCCTTGAGGAACTGCTTTATTCAAAAACTTTGCTTTTGATTTTTCagttcaatattttatcttaatttCACATTTCAGAGAAATGGCAAAACTAAGaggaaatacacaataaaatgaaagaaagagctTAGTTTTCTAAAACGACCTAATTCTGGATATAAATGCAAACACTTCAACAGATCTGTCAACACAAATATGGTAACAAAAATGTTAGTTGTAACatcacattaatattaaaaacacaatGTATGCAAGTACAAGAACTCACCTCGTTCATTCCTGCAGCCATATTTTGCCCTGAACCTGAAGCCTTGTTTCAGGGGATTAGAGAAGGGAACAAAATTAAggttaataatgttaaataattcacacAGATTGAGCATGTTCAGCCtttatttcattcaaatacagaaAAGAATGAAAGTAAGAGCTCAATTTTTTAAAAGAGCCTCATTCTGGATATAAATTCAAACACTTCATCAAATCTGTCAATACAAACATGATAAGAACAAAAGTAAAATGCTAGTATTAACGTCACATTTACTAATACAACTCAGGGTATGCAAGTAAAAAACTCGCCTCGTTCATTCCTGTAGCCATATTTTGGTCTGAACCTGAAGCCTGGTTTCAGTGAATTAGAGAAGGAAACAAAATTCtggttaataatttaaaaaggtGAATTGTGTATAATTCACACAAATGGAGCATGTTCAGCttgcacatatataaatatgtacacACATGTATCTTAAAATACAAGACAACTTCACCAAGATCATTATAGCTAAAATCCCTCTGTAACTGAACTGCTTCATTCTAGAGCCAGGTAAGCATTCACTCTTCCTTCCCAACCCTGCTGTGTTTATCTTGATAAATATTGAACTATTAAACTTTGGCATTCCTTATAGCACATACATTCTACTACATTTACAAAAGCTTTACAGAGAAATGTAAGAGGAAATATACAATTATAAAAGGTTAATATGttgaataatttacataaattgTTCATGTTCAGCTTAGGCATAGACAAATATTAATCTTaaacatacagctctggaaaaaaataagagaccactgcaaaataatcagttttttatgtttttttcttgcatgtattggtgagatgaacagtatTGAtccattttttgtgaactgctgacaatatttctcctaaattcaaaatataactattgttatttagagtgtatatttaaaggaaatgacaacacatcaaaataacccaagatcatgcagtatttgcagagctttaataactcaaataaaacaaaatgcaaattatttgtaaacaaattgtgttaatgctttggctaaataacattaagaaatcagtatttggtggaataaccccgatctgcatgcgttttggctccatgctctccaccagtctttcacattgctgttggggaactttataccactctttttgcaaaaaagcaaacagcgcagctttgcttgatggtttgtgaccatccatcttcctcttgataacattccagaggttttcaatagggttgcTTTGCTCTAGAGTCATTCTAGAGGGTAGCATTGGATTCACCTTCCTATGAGTCTATGTTCATAAAGATTACACAGCATTTACAAAATCTTTTTCTTATAATTTCTCAGTTCacatttgttttctcttttttcagaGAAATGGCAAAtctaaaagaaaatacacaataaaatatgaaaactgTCATCTGCCTCTGGTGTAAAATGCTTTAAGTCTCAAATGAGCAAATTTACTGAATTATCTGCCAATTAAAGATTGTGGTGGCAAGTCTGCACTCTGActtgaaataattaacaaattacACACGGACACAATG
Proteins encoded in this region:
- the LOC131343797 gene encoding deoxynucleoside triphosphate triphosphohydrolase SAMHD1-like isoform X3, translating into MAKRKYKALESGQDMATETYKIFNDSVHGHIEMHPLLVKIIDTPEFQRLRNIKQLGGGYFVFPGASHNRFEHSIGVAHLAGELVRSLKAQGNNITDKDELCIQIAGLCHDLGHGPFSHLFEEITMELSEKLVREKGESEITEALGNWKHEEQSGKMFKLLISHGIKDKMFEGHYKEYEQSVSDGIGFEQKDIDFILELIEGPPPSSSSTEWPYRGRSKEQSYLYEIVANKCTGIDVDKMDYISRDCLHLGMKSNFSHMRFMMFARVCSNEEEQKMQICMRDKEAINIYELFHNRYMLHYTVCHHRVKVAIEAMITDALVAAEGHFKLGDKTISEAVLHLETYVKLTDNILMEIMWSTDENLKTAQEIIRRIQERKLYKFVGSKRFQTTGLDHLTRDQEKMAVKDWLQYIKTSNNARLVQWKDWINEKNLNGEDFIVKSVELNYGKKGENPIQNLRFYRKNEPNKSVKLDENEVSYLLPRNFSETRVMVFYKGLEEVPLNPPLKYLWVYLMIKES